The DNA segment CGGATTTGGTATTTTCCGGCCGCCGCACTGTTGTTTTCGTTCATGGTTGCTTCTGGCATTGCCACGAAGGATGCAGCAACTTTCGCATCCCGAAGACTCGCACAGAGTGGTGGGCAGCAAAGCTTTCTCGTAACAAGGCGCGTGATGCTGATGTAAGCGTTCAGCTGAAGGCGATGGGATGGGATGTTGTGGTGATATGGGAATGTGAGGTCAATGACGCAAGGCAGTTGGATTTATTAATAGAAAAATTCAAGAAGTGAAAGTAC comes from the Deltaproteobacteria bacterium genome and includes:
- the vsr gene encoding DNA mismatch endonuclease Vsr, whose product is MAAGSDDSGSGGASARKGRKSKRLPLTRSENMARIRSKDSQAEMKVRRAFWAAGLRYRLHDNRLPGHPDLVFSGRRTVVFVHGCFWHCHEGCSNFRIPKTRTEWWAAKLSRNKARDADVSVQLKAMGWDVVVIWECEVNDARQLDLLIEKFKK